CCCCGCTGAGTTAGGGACGGGGCTTGGGTGAGCGTCAGTGCGTCTACAATATGGTTGGGGGGTGTGTTTGTGGGGAGAGGACTAGAGTAAAAGTAGGATATTTTGTGACAAGGACCTGGTGTGGGAACGGGCAGGGGAGGCTTGATTGCCGGCGTCTGTTCGGAAGGCAGGGGGTGTTGTCATCTCTCTCACAGGCCCTCATCGCCCCCTTCTCAGGCGGGAGCATGCTGGGGCTCCCGGGGCTGCGGCTCCCCCCGGCGGGGTTCCTGCTCCTGTTGCcattcctgctgctgctgctgctgcccgcaACCCCCGCGGCCCATCGGGCTTCCTACAAGCCGgtcatcgtggtgcatgggctctttgACAGCTCGTACAGCTTCCGCCACCTGCTGGAATACATCAACGAGGTCTGGCAGGGGACCCACGGTTGTGGGGCGTTGGTGGCGTCTTcagaggctggggaaggagaaTGGGGAACTGAATGCTGGGCCTGCCAACTTCCTCGGGGAGCTGGTGCTGGCGTGGGGAAAGTCTGGGGACGAGAGATCCTTGGTTCTAGCAGGGCACAGTAGGCATGTGGGCGCTGGCCAGGGGGCGGTGTGGAGGGGCTTCATCGTCCATCCCCGGTTGGGGCATTGCCCCCTTCCCACAGACACACCCTGGGACTGTGGTGACAGTGCTCGATCTCTTCGATGGGAGAGAGAGTTTGCGGCCCCTGTGGGAACAGGTGCAAGGGTTCCGAGAGGCTGTGGCCCCCATCATGGCAAAGGCCCCTCAAGGGGTGCATCTCATCTGCTACTCACAGGGTaggcaccctcccccaccccagctcctaaGCCCTATCTGAGGCTTGATCCTTATCTGAGGGACACTGCCTGGTGTTCCCTTTTTTGAGCCACATTGCTTCAGCCAGAGCCCTGATACTTGAGCCCTCCTTTCCTGACTTCCCTCAGTACCTGGGTCTTACCTCTGTGTGTGTCctgagtgggagggaggctccctGCACTGCTGCCCCTTTCTTTGCCCATTACCCATGGTTCTTGGACACAACAGATAGTGGGACAGTAAAAAGCACCCTACAGTTAGTCGGGACACCCGGTATCGAatgctggctctgtcacttacatGACGTGGATGTTTTGACACAAGGTGTgtgccttctctgggcctcagtttcctttaggTACactgtgtggggggggggtgcggaCGGGGGGCAGTGTTGGCCCGGCTGTCCCTAAGTCCCTGCCCAATGTGGTGTTCTGCCTGCAGGGGGCCTGGTATGCCGGGCACTGCTGTCTGTGATGGATGAACACAATGTGGATTCTttcatctctctttcctctccacaGATGGGACAGTATGGAGGTGAGTGGGCACTGTGGGCTCCATAGGGGGGGCCCTGAGTCTTGAGGGCACAAGTTTGGAGCCACCTGGCACTGCTGTTCTCTTGCCAGACACGGACTATTTGAAGTGGCTGTTCCCCACCTCCATGAGGTCTAACCTCTACCGCATCTGCTATAGCCCCTGGGGCCAGGAATTCTCCATCTGCAACTACTGGCATGGTGAGTAGGACCTGCCAAACTGGGGCCTCCATGGAAAGGGCATCCTGGAGGATAGGGCCTGCTGCTCCCACCTCTACCATAACCAACAGCAATGATAATGATAACTTAACcgttactgagcacttactatgtgaacAGGCATTGTTCAAAATGCTTTACGTTTATCACCTTATTTGCCTTAGAGAGTATAGCCTGCTGCAGGGGTTGGCCGACTGTAtccttaaagggccagatagtaaatattttgggttttgcaGGCcgtacagtctctgtcacaaccacTCAGTTCTGCCACAGtcatgtgaaagcagccatatattgtatgtaaatgaatgagtgtgtctgtgttggcgataaaatttatttacagaaacaagCAGTGAACTGGATTTGGCTAATGAGTCATAGTTTGCAAACGCCTGGTATAGTTTTTAAGACCATGGATGCTGCTGGGTCcagactgcttgggtttgaaGCCTGGCCCTGCggcatgactttgggcaagttactcaacattTCTGTGACtcaattttcctcatctgtataatgataTAGTACATACCTTATAGggtggttatgaggattaaataaattaatgaatgcaaTGTACTTGGAACAGTATCTGGCTCATAGTAGGTGTTGGAAAAAGATGTTTGCTATTATGTTTACAATTATGGCTACTATTATATTACTATTCGCCTTGTCTATTACTTTAGCCTCCTGATTGGTCTTCCAGCCTCTGGTCTTGCCTCTTCTCCCTGCTTCTCTGACAACCTTTCTAACTGCTGTTTGTACCCAGACCCCCACCATGATGACTTGTACCTCAATGCcagcagcttcctggccctgATCAATGGGGAAAGAGACCATCCCAATGCCACTGGTAAGACCCCAGACTCCTACCCTGGTCCCATTTTCTGCTTCTCTGACCCCCTATGTTCCCCTCTCCAACCTGGCCTGACccctgtgactgactcaggctcTCTTCTTCCCACCCTGCAGCTTGGCGGAAGAACTTTCTTCGTGTGGGCCGCCTGGTGCTGATTGGGGGCCCTGATGATGGTGTCATTACCCCCTGGCAGTCCAGGTAATAAGGGACTGTGTGGCCTGAAGATTGGCTAAGGACACCCCAGCCCCCACCAATCTTTATCTCATTTCTAAAAGTGGCCTGCTCCTTCCACTGTTCAGTTAATACCCCTACCCTCCATTCATCTTGTCACCCAAGACCAAAACCTGGGAGTCATCTCCTAGCCTCGTATGTAGCCAGTCACTAAGCCCTGCTGACTCTACTAGGTAGAGTCTGCTTGCTCTCCATCCCTACCAACCCCCCTTTGTAAAAACTTTTAactttgaaatatttacagattcaTAGGCAGCTGCAAAGATAGTTTAGAGAGGTCCCGTGTATCCTTCACCCAGTTCCCCCCAATGGTTGCATCCTATGTAACTATagcacaatatcaaaaccaggactATGACATTGGTACGTGTATATAGTTCCATATGCCATGTAATCACATTTCCTACCACCTCTTTTACTTGCCTGGACTACTGTAATAGCCTCCAGCCTCGTCCCCTCTATCCTATTCCTCAGGAAAATCCATGGCTTCATGGCACTATGTGCCTGCCTTTGATCATCATGAGTGATCTGAAATGTCACCTGATCTACTTtagtcactcaacaaatactcTGTGTGCCTAGGCACTGTTCTGGGTCCTGGGGATGCAGtagtaaatgaaagagaagtccATGGTGTTATGTAGCTTACATTcttgtgggggagacagacaataaatgtaAATCTATATGCCAAGTGGTGATAAAATAAGGCAGGGGAAGGGATTAGAGGATGGCCAGGGCCTATATTAGCTGGTGGCCAGAGAAGTCCTTCTGGAAGAGTTGCCATTTGAGCAGAgactgaaggaagtgagggaaaggGTTGTGATCAAACTGGGGGAAGAACAACCCAGGGGAGAGGAGTAGCacctgcaaaggccctggggcatgTCTGAGGAATAAAGAGGCCCATATGGCTAGAGTGCAGGGAGCTACggagagggtgggagaggaggtgaAAGAGGTAGCAGGGAGCCAGTTACAGAGAGCTTTTGTGGGGCAAAGtaagccccccccccttttttccctgaaatatacacaacataaaattttaccatttttaagtgtatagttcggTGGCATCAAGTCCATTCACATTCTTGTGTAAGCATCACCACTATTTAtctccagaaccttttttttcttcaaattgaaACCCCATACCCTTTAAAGACTGGTAACTCCCTCATCCCTGCCACtccctggcccctggcaaccatggCCCTTGATTTTTGAAAATTCTGAATGAGACACATTGAACACATTGGAAGGTTTTAAGTGAATGAGTAACATGCCTTATAATAGTTAGAGATgggatttatttttatctcatttcaaACTATCCTGTGAAGATAATAATGGCTCAAGGTTATATAGCACCTTTTATGTCCCAAAGCATTATTCTAAGTACTTTTCAAATaaagctcatttaattctcacaacaaccctataggGTAATTACTATTATCCTCTTTTGACATATAAGGAAACTTAAGtacaaagagattaaataacctGCCTACATTCATAGAGTTGGTAAGTGGTCAAGTCAGGCTGTCTGACTTAACCACAATGTTTTGCTTCCTCTCTACAAAGGAGGTGTTCTTATACAGGGCAAAGAAGATAAGCAACATGATCAACCACACACAGTGGGGAGTGTGTGGCAGAGCCGGAGTTTAAATCCAGGTCTTTGTGCCCCTACTGCTTTCCTACCGTATGAAATCCAGCCCTTCAACAAGGGCTCCAGGCCTCCAACCCAGCACCCCACGCACCCAGCTGTGCCTTACCTCTGTGCTGCTCTTGCTGTTCCATTTGCCTGGGACAGCCTTCCTTAGTCCAGGGTAATCGCTGGGAAGCCTTTGTTGATGCTCTAAAACTAGGGTAGTAGCCTCTCCTCTTTGCTCCCATAGCCCATATTGGCATTTGTTCAGTTATTTATGGCCTGTGTCCACTCAGTGCCCATGCCAgttaaatattcttaattttaaaaaaattaagaactttttattttgaaataatttcatacTCAAGAAATTACCAAAGTGGTACAAAGCAATCTTGTATCCTCTTCACCTAGATTtcccaaatgttaacatcttaccgAGTTTACATTagcatcctctctctctccctccctctctctctctctccatatatatatatacacacataaatatgtaCGGAGTATGTGTGTGAACCATTTGAGAGCAGGTTGCATGATATCTCTTCACCCTTGAAAACTTCAGTATGTCAGTGTCTATTTTCTATGTACAGGACATTCTTTTACATATCCACAATAcaatgatcaaaatcaggaaattaacattgatacagtaCTCTGTAGACCTTATCCAAATTTTCCCAATTGTCCTTATAGAAAAAAATCCAGTGCAAGATCCAACCCAGGATCCCgtgttgcatttagttgtcatgtctctttagtctcttttaatctggaaTACTTCCTTGGTCTTTGTACACGACCTTGATATTTTTGAAGCGTATGAGCCAGctattttatagaatgtccctcTGTTTGGGTTTGTTGgctatttcctcatgattagattcagattaTGCATTCTTGATGGGAATTCTGCAGAAGTGATGCTGTACCCTCAGTGCATCACCTCATGAGGTACATGATACCCAGTTAAATATTGGTATTTTGAGTGTCCTCCTTGCTGCTTGTGTCCTCAACAGGCCATGAGTTCCTGAAGGACCCTAGCCCACCCTGATTTTCTCCAGTTCTCCTGATAACCTCCCCCTTACCCCCCCAATCTTTTTGTAGCTTCTTTGGTTTCTATGATGCAAATGAGACGGTCTTGGAGATGGAGGAGCAACTGGTGAGTTCATTGGAATTACTTTCCCTTTCTGCGCGCACTGTCCCAGCTGTCTGTGGCTCTCTCTGCCACTGACACGGGAGTTGAAAGGTTCACCCTGTGGGGAGGGGGTCTGGGACACCAGCAGGAACTTACTTTGTCCTCCCTATGTCTTTCTTCCATGCCCCTTTGCCCACCTTGAAGGTTTATCTGCGGGATTCTTTTGGGTTGAAGACTCTCCTGGCTCGGGGGGCCATAGTGAGGTGTCCAATGGCTGGGATCTCCCACACGGCCTGGCACTCCAACCGTACCCTTTATGAGACCTGCATTGAACCTTGGCTCTCCTGAGGGATCCCTCAGGAACCCCCCAGCCCGGAGACCAAGTGGTAGCCTTGGATGTCAGGCCCTGGTGTGCCCGTGACCACCTCATTGctcccccactgcccccaccaACCAGGGCTCCCAGGGCCCCTTCCTCCGCCCCTCTGTGAACGACAAATCCTGGTTTCCGCCATCTCGTGTCCTCTCGTC
This genomic interval from Balaenoptera ricei isolate mBalRic1 chromosome 11, mBalRic1.hap2, whole genome shotgun sequence contains the following:
- the PPT2 gene encoding lysosomal thioesterase PPT2 isoform X1 — translated: MVGGCVCGERTRVKVGYFVTRTWCGNGQGRLDCRRLFGRQGVLSSLSQALIAPFSGGSMLGLPGLRLPPAGFLLLLPFLLLLLLPATPAAHRASYKPVIVVHGLFDSSYSFRHLLEYINETHPGTVVTVLDLFDGRESLRPLWEQVQGFREAVAPIMAKAPQGVHLICYSQGGLVCRALLSVMDEHNVDSFISLSSPQMGQYGDTDYLKWLFPTSMRSNLYRICYSPWGQEFSICNYWHDPHHDDLYLNASSFLALINGERDHPNATAWRKNFLRVGRLVLIGGPDDGVITPWQSSFFGFYDANETVLEMEEQLVYLRDSFGLKTLLARGAIVRCPMAGISHTAWHSNRTLYETCIEPWLS
- the PPT2 gene encoding lysosomal thioesterase PPT2 isoform X2, producing the protein MFAASASPRRSKWITPPISSPALWVQWIVPLPLQSPACVAGDTGTALIAPFSGGSMLGLPGLRLPPAGFLLLLPFLLLLLLPATPAAHRASYKPVIVVHGLFDSSYSFRHLLEYINETHPGTVVTVLDLFDGRESLRPLWEQVQGFREAVAPIMAKAPQGVHLICYSQGGLVCRALLSVMDEHNVDSFISLSSPQMGQYGDTDYLKWLFPTSMRSNLYRICYSPWGQEFSICNYWHDPHHDDLYLNASSFLALINGERDHPNATAWRKNFLRVGRLVLIGGPDDGVITPWQSSFFGFYDANETVLEMEEQLVYLRDSFGLKTLLARGAIVRCPMAGISHTAWHSNRTLYETCIEPWLS
- the PPT2 gene encoding lysosomal thioesterase PPT2 isoform X5; its protein translation is MKSCGSMLGLPGLRLPPAGFLLLLPFLLLLLLPATPAAHRASYKPVIVVHGLFDSSYSFRHLLEYINETHPGTVVTVLDLFDGRESLRPLWEQVQGFREAVAPIMAKAPQGVHLICYSQGGLVCRALLSVMDEHNVDSFISLSSPQMGQYGDTDYLKWLFPTSMRSNLYRICYSPWGQEFSICNYWHDPHHDDLYLNASSFLALINGERDHPNATAWRKNFLRVGRLVLIGGPDDGVITPWQSSFFGFYDANETVLEMEEQLVYLRDSFGLKTLLARGAIVRCPMAGISHTAWHSNRTLYETCIEPWLS
- the PPT2 gene encoding lysosomal thioesterase PPT2 isoform X3, with protein sequence MFAASASPRRSKWITPPISSPALWVQWIVPLPLQSPACVAGDTGTVGGSMLGLPGLRLPPAGFLLLLPFLLLLLLPATPAAHRASYKPVIVVHGLFDSSYSFRHLLEYINETHPGTVVTVLDLFDGRESLRPLWEQVQGFREAVAPIMAKAPQGVHLICYSQGGLVCRALLSVMDEHNVDSFISLSSPQMGQYGDTDYLKWLFPTSMRSNLYRICYSPWGQEFSICNYWHDPHHDDLYLNASSFLALINGERDHPNATAWRKNFLRVGRLVLIGGPDDGVITPWQSSFFGFYDANETVLEMEEQLVYLRDSFGLKTLLARGAIVRCPMAGISHTAWHSNRTLYETCIEPWLS
- the PPT2 gene encoding lysosomal thioesterase PPT2 isoform X4, whose product is MDCSIAPPVSGLRCGGHWHGGSMLGLPGLRLPPAGFLLLLPFLLLLLLPATPAAHRASYKPVIVVHGLFDSSYSFRHLLEYINETHPGTVVTVLDLFDGRESLRPLWEQVQGFREAVAPIMAKAPQGVHLICYSQGGLVCRALLSVMDEHNVDSFISLSSPQMGQYGDTDYLKWLFPTSMRSNLYRICYSPWGQEFSICNYWHDPHHDDLYLNASSFLALINGERDHPNATAWRKNFLRVGRLVLIGGPDDGVITPWQSSFFGFYDANETVLEMEEQLVYLRDSFGLKTLLARGAIVRCPMAGISHTAWHSNRTLYETCIEPWLS
- the PPT2 gene encoding lysosomal thioesterase PPT2 isoform X6, giving the protein MLGLPGLRLPPAGFLLLLPFLLLLLLPATPAAHRASYKPVIVVHGLFDSSYSFRHLLEYINETHPGTVVTVLDLFDGRESLRPLWEQVQGFREAVAPIMAKAPQGVHLICYSQGGLVCRALLSVMDEHNVDSFISLSSPQMGQYGDTDYLKWLFPTSMRSNLYRICYSPWGQEFSICNYWHDPHHDDLYLNASSFLALINGERDHPNATAWRKNFLRVGRLVLIGGPDDGVITPWQSSFFGFYDANETVLEMEEQLVYLRDSFGLKTLLARGAIVRCPMAGISHTAWHSNRTLYETCIEPWLS